One genomic segment of Stigmatopora argus isolate UIUO_Sarg chromosome 18, RoL_Sarg_1.0, whole genome shotgun sequence includes these proteins:
- the ctbp2l gene encoding C-terminal binding protein 2, like isoform X3: protein MSLTDKHKVKRQRLDRICEGIRPQIMNGPMHPRPLVALLDGRDCTVEMPILKDLATVAFCDAQSTQEIHEKVLNEAVGAMMYHTITLTREDLEKFKALRIIIRIGSGYDNIDIKAAGELGIAVCNIPSAAVEETADSTLCHVLNLYRRNTWLYQALREGTRVQSVEQIREVASGAARIRGETLGLIGFGRSGQAVAVRAKVFGFNVLFYDPYLQDGLERSLGVQRVYTLQDLLYQSDCVSLHCNLNEHNHHLINDFTIKQMRQGAFLVNTARGGLVDEKALAQALKEGRIRGAALDVHETEPFSFAQGPLKDAPNLICTPHTAWYSEQASLEMREAAATEIRRAITGRIPDSLRNCVNKEFFVTTAPWAVMDQPAVHPELNGAAYRYPPGVVGVAPGGLPGALEGMVPGGVPIAHTLPSGTHPSQAPSPNQPSKHGEPREHLTEQ from the exons ATGTCACTCACCGATAAACACAAAGTCAAGAGACAGCGGTTGGACCGAATTTGTGAAG GTATCCGGCCCCAAATAATGAACGGGCCCATGCACCCGCGTCCTCTAGTGGCGTTGCTGGACGGGCGCGACTGCACGGTGGAGATGCCCATCCTCAAAGACCTCGCCACCGTGGCCTTCTGCGACGCGCAGTCCACGCAGGAAATTCACGAGAAG GTGCTGAACGAGGCGGTTGGGGCCATGATGTACCACACCATCACACTGACCAGGGAGGACCTGGAGAAGTTCAAGGCGCTACGCATTATTATCCGCATCGGCAGTGGATACGACAACATCGACATTAAAGCAGCTGGAGAGCTAG GCATTGCGGTGTGCAACATCCCCTCGGCGGCGGTGGAGGAGACGGCCGACTCGACGCTGTGCCACGTGCTCAACCTGTACCGGCGGAACACGTGGCTCTACCAGGCGCTCCGCGAGGGCACGCGCGTCCAGAGCGTGGAGCAGATCCGCGAGGTGGCGTCCGGTGCCGCCCGCATCCGGGGCGAGACCCTGGGCCTCATTGGCTTCG GTCGGTCGGGACAGGCGGTGGCGGTGCGCGCCAAGGTGTTTGGCTTCAACGTGCTGTTCTACGACCCGTACCTGCAAGACGGGCTGGAGCGCTCGCTGGGGGTGCAGCGCGTCTACACGCTGCAGGACCTCCTGTATCAGAGCGATTGCGTCTCCCTGCACTGCAACCTCAACGAGCACAACCACCACCTCATCAACGACTTCACCATCAAACAG ATGCGTCAGGGAGCGTTCCTGGTCAACACTGCTCGAGGTGGCCTAGTGGACGAGAAGGCCCTGGCCCAAGCCCTGAAGGAGGGACGGATACGGGGGGCCGCCTTGGACGTCCACGAGACCGAGCCTTTCAg TTTTGCCCAAGGCCCCTTGAAAGACGCCCCCAACCTGATCTGCACGCCTCACACGGCCTGGTACAGCGAGCAGGCGTCGCTGGAGATGCGGGAAGCTGCCGCCACCGAGATACGACGAGCCATCACGG GCCGCATCCCGGACAGCCTAAGAAACTGCGTCAACAAGGAGTTCTTTGTCACCACGGCGCCGTGGGCCGTCATGGACCAACCCGCCGTTCACCCCGAACTCAACGGAGCCGCTTACAG ATACCCGCCAGGCGTGGTGGGCGTGGCTCCCGGCGGCCTCCCCGGGGCGTTGGAAGGCATGGTGCCCGGCGGGGTCCCCATCGCCCACACCCTGCCCTCCGGCACCCACCCCTCGCAGGCCCCGTCGCCCAACCAGCCGTCCAAACATGGCGAGCCCAGAGAGCACCTCACCGAGCAATAG
- the ctbp2l gene encoding C-terminal binding protein 2, like isoform X2 — translation MPNPSEQSRFDGSPGQGSTYWSEGQLDGAIRRCHLCGTIPDLRTFLAQSRSESCFHQPPDLKTQVPVFVSSRCDQDQPSVQQQLMRKTSQLDQSDSLYLKQAMSGRSAALLHGYFQATPTDQPPEEPGFYRDNPQLHTRSALHYGHSASGLRNPWDQAQVRATPSVQASGSTPIPVPPPPPPPPTLPVLELSRLYRETLGSKIISDGQRIAGTAPAPAVYGPQHNLPNYAAGQSSVSAQQPLNNFNSFSLGPCESAATNSLVDPASQGMDGPLPRSYGAIVSQRLPYDPNYDPSATMMAATAGMSTVLPPHHPAASDPKKMVDYAFLEFLRAEGLGESTITLLLQHGFDSFSMLGMMEDHDVRSVAPNLAQARVLSRIMLGYKTGGTAQRTRSNSFSHRNDYYAQPQGLTMDPGLMQQPPNSIQAVSPRLGEFLARRPSSAPSQHLLETTTYPAPRPLATGALPISPVGYNNAVTQGRPFSMYNAHTGLSMSALGQQPQPTPGTPGAAPKTYSGSYSPMELMKRAPNLPPASPVNAPSPLHSPQLLRKGMNIAAENNIVAAASSTALPTQNLNNTKLVGRRTGPPVIVSTMITTPDTSIRPQIMNGPMHPRPLVALLDGRDCTVEMPILKDLATVAFCDAQSTQEIHEKVLNEAVGAMMYHTITLTREDLEKFKALRIIIRIGSGYDNIDIKAAGELGIAVCNIPSAAVEETADSTLCHVLNLYRRNTWLYQALREGTRVQSVEQIREVASGAARIRGETLGLIGFGRSGQAVAVRAKVFGFNVLFYDPYLQDGLERSLGVQRVYTLQDLLYQSDCVSLHCNLNEHNHHLINDFTIKQMRQGAFLVNTARGGLVDEKALAQALKEGRIRGAALDVHETEPFSFAQGPLKDAPNLICTPHTAWYSEQASLEMREAAATEIRRAITGRIPDSLRNCVNKEFFVTTAPWAVMDQPAVHPELNGAAYSHVNQTLPPVATGIPQDKINA, via the exons ATGCCTAATCCAAGTGAACAGTCGCGTTTCGATGGCTCGCCGGGCCAGGGGTCTACATACTGGTCTGAGGGTCAACTAGACGGGGCCATTCGTCGTTGTCATTTATGTGGGACCATTCCCGACCTGAGGACTTTTTTGGCACAAAGCAGAAGTGAAAGTTGCTTTCATCAACCTCCGGATCTTAAGACGCAGGTTCCTGTCTTTGTGTCTTCACGGTGTGATCAGGACCAACCGTCCGTCCAGCAGCAGCTCATGAGGAAAACTTCTCAGTTGGATCAGAGCGACAGCCTTTACCTCAAGCAAGCCATGTCAGGACGGAGTGCTGCACTACTTCATGGTTATTTTCAGGCCACTCCTACTGATCAGCCACCGGAAGAGCCGGGGTTTTATAGGGATAACCCTCAGCTGCACACAAGATCAGCCTTGCATTATGGGCACAGCGCGAGTGGGTTGAGGAATCCGTGGGATCAAGCGCAAGTGAGAGCCACACCTTCCGTGCAGGCATCTGGCTCTACACCTATCCCCGTGCCGCCTCCTCCCCCGCCTCCTCCTACTCTTCCTGTTCTTGAGCTGAGCCGTTTGTACAGGGAAACTTTGGGATCTAAGATTATCTCGGATGGCCAGCGTATTGCCGGCACCGCTCCTGCCCCTGCCGTCTACGGACCTCAACACAACCTTCCCAATTACGCTGCTGGGCAGTCCTCTGTCTCTGCTCAACAACCATTAAACAATTTCAACAGCTTTTCCCTGGGACCCTGTGAATCAGCTGCCACCAATTCCTTGGTGGACCCTGCTTCTCAGGGAATGGACGGCCCTCTCCCTCGTTCTTATGGAGCTATAGTCTCCCAGAGACTTCCTTATGACCCTAACTATGATCCCAGTGCAACCATGATGGCGGCTACAGCAGGAATGTCCACCGTCTTGCCTCCTCACCACCCTGCTGCTTCGGACCCTAAGAAGATGGTGGATTATGCTTTTTTGGAGTTTCTGCGAGCCGAAGGCCTTGGTGAAAGTACTATCACTCTCCTGTTGCAGCATGGTTTTGACTCCTTCTCAATGCTCGGGATGATGGAAGACCACGACGTCCGCTCAGTGGCCCCAAACTTGGCCCAGGCTCGTGTTCTTTCCCGCATCATGCTCGGATACAAGACTGGTGGTACTGCACAGCGTACCCGATCCAACAGCTTCAGTCACCGCAATGATTATTACGCTCAGCCGCAAGGTTTAACCATGGATCCCGGCCTGATGCAGCAACCCCCTAATTCAATTCAAGCGGTGTCCCCAAGATTGGGAGAGTTCCTTGCTAGAAGACCCAGCAGCGCTCCATCCCAACATCTTCTGGAGACCACCACTTATCCAGCACCACGGCCCCTGGCAACTGGAGCTTTACCGATCAGCCCTGTAGGATATAACAATGCCGTAACCCAGGGAAGACCTTTCTCCATGTATAACGCCCACACTGGCCTCTCCATGTCTGCCCTTGGCCAACAGCCCCAACCCACCCCAGGAACTCCTGGAGCAGCACCCAAAACCTATTCTGGCTCTTACTCTCCCATGGAGTTGATGAAACGAGCCCCCAACCTTCCCCCTGCATCGCCAGTAAACGCTCCAAGCCCTCTTCACAGCCCGCAACTCCTTCGAAAAGGGATGAACATCGCTGCTGAGAACAACATTGTTGCTGCAGCTTCCTCCACCGCTCTCCCAACACAAAACCTTAACAACACCAAGTTGGTCGGACGCCGCACTGGTCCACCCGTCATTGTTTCAACCATGATCACCACGCCTGACACAA GTATCCGGCCCCAAATAATGAACGGGCCCATGCACCCGCGTCCTCTAGTGGCGTTGCTGGACGGGCGCGACTGCACGGTGGAGATGCCCATCCTCAAAGACCTCGCCACCGTGGCCTTCTGCGACGCGCAGTCCACGCAGGAAATTCACGAGAAG GTGCTGAACGAGGCGGTTGGGGCCATGATGTACCACACCATCACACTGACCAGGGAGGACCTGGAGAAGTTCAAGGCGCTACGCATTATTATCCGCATCGGCAGTGGATACGACAACATCGACATTAAAGCAGCTGGAGAGCTAG GCATTGCGGTGTGCAACATCCCCTCGGCGGCGGTGGAGGAGACGGCCGACTCGACGCTGTGCCACGTGCTCAACCTGTACCGGCGGAACACGTGGCTCTACCAGGCGCTCCGCGAGGGCACGCGCGTCCAGAGCGTGGAGCAGATCCGCGAGGTGGCGTCCGGTGCCGCCCGCATCCGGGGCGAGACCCTGGGCCTCATTGGCTTCG GTCGGTCGGGACAGGCGGTGGCGGTGCGCGCCAAGGTGTTTGGCTTCAACGTGCTGTTCTACGACCCGTACCTGCAAGACGGGCTGGAGCGCTCGCTGGGGGTGCAGCGCGTCTACACGCTGCAGGACCTCCTGTATCAGAGCGATTGCGTCTCCCTGCACTGCAACCTCAACGAGCACAACCACCACCTCATCAACGACTTCACCATCAAACAG ATGCGTCAGGGAGCGTTCCTGGTCAACACTGCTCGAGGTGGCCTAGTGGACGAGAAGGCCCTGGCCCAAGCCCTGAAGGAGGGACGGATACGGGGGGCCGCCTTGGACGTCCACGAGACCGAGCCTTTCAg TTTTGCCCAAGGCCCCTTGAAAGACGCCCCCAACCTGATCTGCACGCCTCACACGGCCTGGTACAGCGAGCAGGCGTCGCTGGAGATGCGGGAAGCTGCCGCCACCGAGATACGACGAGCCATCACGG GCCGCATCCCGGACAGCCTAAGAAACTGCGTCAACAAGGAGTTCTTTGTCACCACGGCGCCGTGGGCCGTCATGGACCAACCCGCCGTTCACCCCGAACTCAACGGAGCCGCTTACAG TCACGTCAACCAAACGCTGCCGCCCGTCGCTACAGGCATTCCCCAAGACAAAATAAATGCCTAG
- the ctbp2l gene encoding C-terminal binding protein 2, like isoform X1, with protein MPNPSEQSRFDGSPGQGSTYWSEGQLDGAIRRCHLCGTIPDLRTFLAQSRSESCFHQPPDLKTQVPVFVSSRCDQDQPSVQQQLMRKTSQLDQSDSLYLKQAMSGRSAALLHGYFQATPTDQPPEEPGFYRDNPQLHTRSALHYGHSASGLRNPWDQAQVRATPSVQASGSTPIPVPPPPPPPPTLPVLELSRLYRETLGSKIISDGQRIAGTAPAPAVYGPQHNLPNYAAGQSSVSAQQPLNNFNSFSLGPCESAATNSLVDPASQGMDGPLPRSYGAIVSQRLPYDPNYDPSATMMAATAGMSTVLPPHHPAASDPKKMVDYAFLEFLRAEGLGESTITLLLQHGFDSFSMLGMMEDHDVRSVAPNLAQARVLSRIMLGYKTGGTAQRTRSNSFSHRNDYYAQPQGLTMDPGLMQQPPNSIQAVSPRLGEFLARRPSSAPSQHLLETTTYPAPRPLATGALPISPVGYNNAVTQGRPFSMYNAHTGLSMSALGQQPQPTPGTPGAAPKTYSGSYSPMELMKRAPNLPPASPVNAPSPLHSPQLLRKGMNIAAENNIVAAASSTALPTQNLNNTKLVGRRTGPPVIVSTMITTPDTSIRPQIMNGPMHPRPLVALLDGRDCTVEMPILKDLATVAFCDAQSTQEIHEKVLNEAVGAMMYHTITLTREDLEKFKALRIIIRIGSGYDNIDIKAAGELGIAVCNIPSAAVEETADSTLCHVLNLYRRNTWLYQALREGTRVQSVEQIREVASGAARIRGETLGLIGFGRSGQAVAVRAKVFGFNVLFYDPYLQDGLERSLGVQRVYTLQDLLYQSDCVSLHCNLNEHNHHLINDFTIKQMRQGAFLVNTARGGLVDEKALAQALKEGRIRGAALDVHETEPFSFAQGPLKDAPNLICTPHTAWYSEQASLEMREAAATEIRRAITGRIPDSLRNCVNKEFFVTTAPWAVMDQPAVHPELNGAAYRYPPGVVGVAPGGLPGALEGMVPGGVPIAHTLPSGTHPSQAPSPNQPSKHGEPREHLTEQ; from the exons ATGCCTAATCCAAGTGAACAGTCGCGTTTCGATGGCTCGCCGGGCCAGGGGTCTACATACTGGTCTGAGGGTCAACTAGACGGGGCCATTCGTCGTTGTCATTTATGTGGGACCATTCCCGACCTGAGGACTTTTTTGGCACAAAGCAGAAGTGAAAGTTGCTTTCATCAACCTCCGGATCTTAAGACGCAGGTTCCTGTCTTTGTGTCTTCACGGTGTGATCAGGACCAACCGTCCGTCCAGCAGCAGCTCATGAGGAAAACTTCTCAGTTGGATCAGAGCGACAGCCTTTACCTCAAGCAAGCCATGTCAGGACGGAGTGCTGCACTACTTCATGGTTATTTTCAGGCCACTCCTACTGATCAGCCACCGGAAGAGCCGGGGTTTTATAGGGATAACCCTCAGCTGCACACAAGATCAGCCTTGCATTATGGGCACAGCGCGAGTGGGTTGAGGAATCCGTGGGATCAAGCGCAAGTGAGAGCCACACCTTCCGTGCAGGCATCTGGCTCTACACCTATCCCCGTGCCGCCTCCTCCCCCGCCTCCTCCTACTCTTCCTGTTCTTGAGCTGAGCCGTTTGTACAGGGAAACTTTGGGATCTAAGATTATCTCGGATGGCCAGCGTATTGCCGGCACCGCTCCTGCCCCTGCCGTCTACGGACCTCAACACAACCTTCCCAATTACGCTGCTGGGCAGTCCTCTGTCTCTGCTCAACAACCATTAAACAATTTCAACAGCTTTTCCCTGGGACCCTGTGAATCAGCTGCCACCAATTCCTTGGTGGACCCTGCTTCTCAGGGAATGGACGGCCCTCTCCCTCGTTCTTATGGAGCTATAGTCTCCCAGAGACTTCCTTATGACCCTAACTATGATCCCAGTGCAACCATGATGGCGGCTACAGCAGGAATGTCCACCGTCTTGCCTCCTCACCACCCTGCTGCTTCGGACCCTAAGAAGATGGTGGATTATGCTTTTTTGGAGTTTCTGCGAGCCGAAGGCCTTGGTGAAAGTACTATCACTCTCCTGTTGCAGCATGGTTTTGACTCCTTCTCAATGCTCGGGATGATGGAAGACCACGACGTCCGCTCAGTGGCCCCAAACTTGGCCCAGGCTCGTGTTCTTTCCCGCATCATGCTCGGATACAAGACTGGTGGTACTGCACAGCGTACCCGATCCAACAGCTTCAGTCACCGCAATGATTATTACGCTCAGCCGCAAGGTTTAACCATGGATCCCGGCCTGATGCAGCAACCCCCTAATTCAATTCAAGCGGTGTCCCCAAGATTGGGAGAGTTCCTTGCTAGAAGACCCAGCAGCGCTCCATCCCAACATCTTCTGGAGACCACCACTTATCCAGCACCACGGCCCCTGGCAACTGGAGCTTTACCGATCAGCCCTGTAGGATATAACAATGCCGTAACCCAGGGAAGACCTTTCTCCATGTATAACGCCCACACTGGCCTCTCCATGTCTGCCCTTGGCCAACAGCCCCAACCCACCCCAGGAACTCCTGGAGCAGCACCCAAAACCTATTCTGGCTCTTACTCTCCCATGGAGTTGATGAAACGAGCCCCCAACCTTCCCCCTGCATCGCCAGTAAACGCTCCAAGCCCTCTTCACAGCCCGCAACTCCTTCGAAAAGGGATGAACATCGCTGCTGAGAACAACATTGTTGCTGCAGCTTCCTCCACCGCTCTCCCAACACAAAACCTTAACAACACCAAGTTGGTCGGACGCCGCACTGGTCCACCCGTCATTGTTTCAACCATGATCACCACGCCTGACACAA GTATCCGGCCCCAAATAATGAACGGGCCCATGCACCCGCGTCCTCTAGTGGCGTTGCTGGACGGGCGCGACTGCACGGTGGAGATGCCCATCCTCAAAGACCTCGCCACCGTGGCCTTCTGCGACGCGCAGTCCACGCAGGAAATTCACGAGAAG GTGCTGAACGAGGCGGTTGGGGCCATGATGTACCACACCATCACACTGACCAGGGAGGACCTGGAGAAGTTCAAGGCGCTACGCATTATTATCCGCATCGGCAGTGGATACGACAACATCGACATTAAAGCAGCTGGAGAGCTAG GCATTGCGGTGTGCAACATCCCCTCGGCGGCGGTGGAGGAGACGGCCGACTCGACGCTGTGCCACGTGCTCAACCTGTACCGGCGGAACACGTGGCTCTACCAGGCGCTCCGCGAGGGCACGCGCGTCCAGAGCGTGGAGCAGATCCGCGAGGTGGCGTCCGGTGCCGCCCGCATCCGGGGCGAGACCCTGGGCCTCATTGGCTTCG GTCGGTCGGGACAGGCGGTGGCGGTGCGCGCCAAGGTGTTTGGCTTCAACGTGCTGTTCTACGACCCGTACCTGCAAGACGGGCTGGAGCGCTCGCTGGGGGTGCAGCGCGTCTACACGCTGCAGGACCTCCTGTATCAGAGCGATTGCGTCTCCCTGCACTGCAACCTCAACGAGCACAACCACCACCTCATCAACGACTTCACCATCAAACAG ATGCGTCAGGGAGCGTTCCTGGTCAACACTGCTCGAGGTGGCCTAGTGGACGAGAAGGCCCTGGCCCAAGCCCTGAAGGAGGGACGGATACGGGGGGCCGCCTTGGACGTCCACGAGACCGAGCCTTTCAg TTTTGCCCAAGGCCCCTTGAAAGACGCCCCCAACCTGATCTGCACGCCTCACACGGCCTGGTACAGCGAGCAGGCGTCGCTGGAGATGCGGGAAGCTGCCGCCACCGAGATACGACGAGCCATCACGG GCCGCATCCCGGACAGCCTAAGAAACTGCGTCAACAAGGAGTTCTTTGTCACCACGGCGCCGTGGGCCGTCATGGACCAACCCGCCGTTCACCCCGAACTCAACGGAGCCGCTTACAG ATACCCGCCAGGCGTGGTGGGCGTGGCTCCCGGCGGCCTCCCCGGGGCGTTGGAAGGCATGGTGCCCGGCGGGGTCCCCATCGCCCACACCCTGCCCTCCGGCACCCACCCCTCGCAGGCCCCGTCGCCCAACCAGCCGTCCAAACATGGCGAGCCCAGAGAGCACCTCACCGAGCAATAG
- the ctbp2l gene encoding C-terminal binding protein 2, like isoform X4 yields MELSVSGVPQSSSAGIRPQIMNGPMHPRPLVALLDGRDCTVEMPILKDLATVAFCDAQSTQEIHEKVLNEAVGAMMYHTITLTREDLEKFKALRIIIRIGSGYDNIDIKAAGELGIAVCNIPSAAVEETADSTLCHVLNLYRRNTWLYQALREGTRVQSVEQIREVASGAARIRGETLGLIGFGRSGQAVAVRAKVFGFNVLFYDPYLQDGLERSLGVQRVYTLQDLLYQSDCVSLHCNLNEHNHHLINDFTIKQMRQGAFLVNTARGGLVDEKALAQALKEGRIRGAALDVHETEPFSFAQGPLKDAPNLICTPHTAWYSEQASLEMREAAATEIRRAITGRIPDSLRNCVNKEFFVTTAPWAVMDQPAVHPELNGAAYRYPPGVVGVAPGGLPGALEGMVPGGVPIAHTLPSGTHPSQAPSPNQPSKHGEPREHLTEQ; encoded by the exons ATGGAGTTGTCCGTCAGCGGCGTCCCGCAAAGCAGTAGCGCAG GTATCCGGCCCCAAATAATGAACGGGCCCATGCACCCGCGTCCTCTAGTGGCGTTGCTGGACGGGCGCGACTGCACGGTGGAGATGCCCATCCTCAAAGACCTCGCCACCGTGGCCTTCTGCGACGCGCAGTCCACGCAGGAAATTCACGAGAAG GTGCTGAACGAGGCGGTTGGGGCCATGATGTACCACACCATCACACTGACCAGGGAGGACCTGGAGAAGTTCAAGGCGCTACGCATTATTATCCGCATCGGCAGTGGATACGACAACATCGACATTAAAGCAGCTGGAGAGCTAG GCATTGCGGTGTGCAACATCCCCTCGGCGGCGGTGGAGGAGACGGCCGACTCGACGCTGTGCCACGTGCTCAACCTGTACCGGCGGAACACGTGGCTCTACCAGGCGCTCCGCGAGGGCACGCGCGTCCAGAGCGTGGAGCAGATCCGCGAGGTGGCGTCCGGTGCCGCCCGCATCCGGGGCGAGACCCTGGGCCTCATTGGCTTCG GTCGGTCGGGACAGGCGGTGGCGGTGCGCGCCAAGGTGTTTGGCTTCAACGTGCTGTTCTACGACCCGTACCTGCAAGACGGGCTGGAGCGCTCGCTGGGGGTGCAGCGCGTCTACACGCTGCAGGACCTCCTGTATCAGAGCGATTGCGTCTCCCTGCACTGCAACCTCAACGAGCACAACCACCACCTCATCAACGACTTCACCATCAAACAG ATGCGTCAGGGAGCGTTCCTGGTCAACACTGCTCGAGGTGGCCTAGTGGACGAGAAGGCCCTGGCCCAAGCCCTGAAGGAGGGACGGATACGGGGGGCCGCCTTGGACGTCCACGAGACCGAGCCTTTCAg TTTTGCCCAAGGCCCCTTGAAAGACGCCCCCAACCTGATCTGCACGCCTCACACGGCCTGGTACAGCGAGCAGGCGTCGCTGGAGATGCGGGAAGCTGCCGCCACCGAGATACGACGAGCCATCACGG GCCGCATCCCGGACAGCCTAAGAAACTGCGTCAACAAGGAGTTCTTTGTCACCACGGCGCCGTGGGCCGTCATGGACCAACCCGCCGTTCACCCCGAACTCAACGGAGCCGCTTACAG ATACCCGCCAGGCGTGGTGGGCGTGGCTCCCGGCGGCCTCCCCGGGGCGTTGGAAGGCATGGTGCCCGGCGGGGTCCCCATCGCCCACACCCTGCCCTCCGGCACCCACCCCTCGCAGGCCCCGTCGCCCAACCAGCCGTCCAAACATGGCGAGCCCAGAGAGCACCTCACCGAGCAATAG
- the ctbp2l gene encoding C-terminal binding protein 2, like isoform X5: MWRQHFPGIRPQIMNGPMHPRPLVALLDGRDCTVEMPILKDLATVAFCDAQSTQEIHEKVLNEAVGAMMYHTITLTREDLEKFKALRIIIRIGSGYDNIDIKAAGELGIAVCNIPSAAVEETADSTLCHVLNLYRRNTWLYQALREGTRVQSVEQIREVASGAARIRGETLGLIGFGRSGQAVAVRAKVFGFNVLFYDPYLQDGLERSLGVQRVYTLQDLLYQSDCVSLHCNLNEHNHHLINDFTIKQMRQGAFLVNTARGGLVDEKALAQALKEGRIRGAALDVHETEPFSFAQGPLKDAPNLICTPHTAWYSEQASLEMREAAATEIRRAITGRIPDSLRNCVNKEFFVTTAPWAVMDQPAVHPELNGAAYRYPPGVVGVAPGGLPGALEGMVPGGVPIAHTLPSGTHPSQAPSPNQPSKHGEPREHLTEQ, encoded by the exons ATGTGGCGGCAACATTTTCCAG GTATCCGGCCCCAAATAATGAACGGGCCCATGCACCCGCGTCCTCTAGTGGCGTTGCTGGACGGGCGCGACTGCACGGTGGAGATGCCCATCCTCAAAGACCTCGCCACCGTGGCCTTCTGCGACGCGCAGTCCACGCAGGAAATTCACGAGAAG GTGCTGAACGAGGCGGTTGGGGCCATGATGTACCACACCATCACACTGACCAGGGAGGACCTGGAGAAGTTCAAGGCGCTACGCATTATTATCCGCATCGGCAGTGGATACGACAACATCGACATTAAAGCAGCTGGAGAGCTAG GCATTGCGGTGTGCAACATCCCCTCGGCGGCGGTGGAGGAGACGGCCGACTCGACGCTGTGCCACGTGCTCAACCTGTACCGGCGGAACACGTGGCTCTACCAGGCGCTCCGCGAGGGCACGCGCGTCCAGAGCGTGGAGCAGATCCGCGAGGTGGCGTCCGGTGCCGCCCGCATCCGGGGCGAGACCCTGGGCCTCATTGGCTTCG GTCGGTCGGGACAGGCGGTGGCGGTGCGCGCCAAGGTGTTTGGCTTCAACGTGCTGTTCTACGACCCGTACCTGCAAGACGGGCTGGAGCGCTCGCTGGGGGTGCAGCGCGTCTACACGCTGCAGGACCTCCTGTATCAGAGCGATTGCGTCTCCCTGCACTGCAACCTCAACGAGCACAACCACCACCTCATCAACGACTTCACCATCAAACAG ATGCGTCAGGGAGCGTTCCTGGTCAACACTGCTCGAGGTGGCCTAGTGGACGAGAAGGCCCTGGCCCAAGCCCTGAAGGAGGGACGGATACGGGGGGCCGCCTTGGACGTCCACGAGACCGAGCCTTTCAg TTTTGCCCAAGGCCCCTTGAAAGACGCCCCCAACCTGATCTGCACGCCTCACACGGCCTGGTACAGCGAGCAGGCGTCGCTGGAGATGCGGGAAGCTGCCGCCACCGAGATACGACGAGCCATCACGG GCCGCATCCCGGACAGCCTAAGAAACTGCGTCAACAAGGAGTTCTTTGTCACCACGGCGCCGTGGGCCGTCATGGACCAACCCGCCGTTCACCCCGAACTCAACGGAGCCGCTTACAG ATACCCGCCAGGCGTGGTGGGCGTGGCTCCCGGCGGCCTCCCCGGGGCGTTGGAAGGCATGGTGCCCGGCGGGGTCCCCATCGCCCACACCCTGCCCTCCGGCACCCACCCCTCGCAGGCCCCGTCGCCCAACCAGCCGTCCAAACATGGCGAGCCCAGAGAGCACCTCACCGAGCAATAG